In Magnetospirillum sp. XM-1, a single window of DNA contains:
- a CDS encoding inositol monophosphatase: MMDFDKVASIITETAAEEILPRFNHLSAGQIREKRPGELVTEADTEAERVMTRRLRELIPGAGVVGEEAVAADPALLRLLEGEGAVWIIDPVDGTANFAKGNPRFAVIVALVRDGVTVAGWILDPLGQRMITAELGAGAWLGTERLAVLPTAPLADLTGSVKRSGRLASMVAKCTRKGSAAHDYIDLVTGKLHFAHYNRLMPWDHAAGVLIHAESGGHAALTSGMPYRPRAQEGCLLLAPTAGTWTSLQAVIE; this comes from the coding sequence ATGATGGATTTCGACAAGGTGGCCTCCATCATCACCGAAACGGCGGCCGAGGAGATCCTGCCCCGCTTCAACCACCTGTCGGCCGGCCAGATTCGCGAGAAGCGGCCGGGCGAGCTGGTCACCGAGGCCGATACCGAGGCCGAGCGGGTGATGACCCGCCGGCTGCGCGAGCTGATTCCCGGTGCGGGCGTGGTGGGCGAGGAGGCGGTGGCCGCCGACCCCGCCCTGCTGCGGCTGCTGGAAGGCGAGGGAGCCGTCTGGATCATCGATCCGGTGGACGGCACCGCCAATTTCGCCAAGGGCAATCCCCGTTTCGCCGTCATCGTCGCCCTGGTGCGCGACGGCGTGACCGTGGCCGGCTGGATTCTCGATCCCCTGGGCCAGCGCATGATCACCGCCGAGCTTGGGGCCGGGGCCTGGCTGGGAACGGAGCGTTTGGCCGTGCTGCCCACCGCGCCGCTGGCCGATCTCACCGGATCGGTGAAGCGTTCGGGGCGGCTCGCCTCAATGGTGGCCAAATGCACCCGCAAGGGCAGCGCCGCCCACGATTATATCGATCTGGTAACGGGCAAGCTGCACTTCGCCCATTACAACCGCCTGATGCCCTGGGACCACGCCGCCGGGGTGCTGATCCACGCCGAATCCGGCGGGCATGCGGCGCTGACCAGCGGGATGCCTTATCGCCCCAGGGCGCAAGAGGGCTGCCTGCTGCTGGCCCCCACCGCCGGCACCTGGACCTCGCTGCAGGCGGTGATCGAGTAG
- the recG gene encoding ATP-dependent DNA helicase RecG: MRPQVLFPLFAPVTSLPGIGPRLAPLYQRLVGDKVLDLLWHLPTGVIDRRFAPKVMDAPHGKVATLTLRVDAHFPSSSPKRPYRVRMSDETGFLHLVFFHGREDWLRKQLPEGEIRVVSGQVEHFNNEIQISHPDHIVPLDQIAQVMAVEPVYGLTAGLTGRAVAKTVAAAVAKAPDLPEWQEPHWLARQGWPDWRTALDRLHHPEDEQSATGNTPARQRLAFDELLANQLALAMVRAQMRKLKGRALVGGGSLRAKVMAALPYTLTGAQSRSLAEIDADMAEPLRMLRLLQGDVGSGKTVVALLAMLTAVEAGAQAAMMAPTEILARQHYAGIAPLAEAAGLKVALLTGRDKGKARQGVLDGLASGEIHILLGTHALFQEDVAFKDLALAVIDEQHRFGVHQRLELAAKGLAVDMLVMTATPIPRTLLLTAYGDMDASRLDEKPPGRKPIDTRVVPLSRMDEMVAGIGRAVASGARAYWVCPLVEESETSDLAAAEDRHRHLTHVFGDRVGLVHGRMKGPAKDKVMAEFAAGHLDILVATTVIEVGVDVPDANIMVIEHAERFGLAQLHQLRGRVGRGTKESRCLLLYGHPLGEIAKARLEIMRATEDGFRIAEEDLRLRGGGEMLGTRQSGLPEFRLADLAIHGDLLAAARDDARLILERDPDLSSPRGEALRVLLYLFERDAAVRTLRSG; encoded by the coding sequence ATGCGCCCCCAGGTTCTGTTTCCCCTCTTCGCCCCGGTGACCAGCCTGCCCGGCATCGGTCCGCGCCTGGCGCCGCTCTATCAGCGGCTGGTGGGCGACAAGGTGCTGGACCTGCTGTGGCACCTGCCCACCGGGGTGATCGACCGCCGCTTCGCCCCCAAGGTGATGGACGCCCCCCACGGCAAGGTCGCCACCCTGACGCTCAGGGTGGACGCCCACTTCCCCTCCTCGTCCCCGAAGCGCCCCTACCGGGTGCGCATGAGCGACGAGACGGGTTTCCTGCATCTGGTGTTCTTCCACGGGCGCGAGGACTGGCTGCGCAAGCAATTGCCCGAGGGCGAGATCCGCGTGGTCAGCGGTCAGGTCGAGCATTTCAACAACGAGATCCAGATCAGCCACCCGGACCACATCGTGCCGCTGGACCAGATCGCCCAGGTGATGGCGGTCGAGCCGGTCTATGGGCTGACCGCCGGATTGACGGGCCGTGCCGTGGCCAAGACGGTGGCGGCGGCCGTCGCCAAGGCCCCGGATTTGCCCGAATGGCAGGAGCCCCACTGGCTGGCCCGCCAGGGATGGCCGGACTGGCGCACGGCGCTTGACCGGCTCCACCATCCTGAAGACGAGCAGAGCGCCACCGGCAATACTCCGGCGCGCCAGCGTCTGGCCTTCGACGAATTGCTGGCCAACCAGCTGGCGCTGGCCATGGTCCGCGCCCAGATGCGCAAGCTCAAGGGCCGCGCCCTGGTGGGCGGCGGGTCCTTGCGGGCCAAGGTGATGGCGGCGCTGCCCTATACCCTGACCGGCGCGCAAAGCCGCTCGCTGGCCGAGATCGATGCCGACATGGCCGAACCGCTGCGCATGCTCCGCCTGCTTCAGGGCGATGTCGGCAGCGGCAAGACGGTGGTGGCCCTGCTCGCCATGCTCACCGCCGTCGAGGCCGGGGCTCAGGCCGCCATGATGGCGCCCACCGAGATCCTGGCCCGCCAGCATTACGCCGGCATCGCGCCCCTGGCCGAGGCGGCGGGCCTCAAGGTCGCTTTGCTCACCGGGCGCGACAAGGGCAAGGCGCGCCAGGGGGTTCTGGATGGCCTCGCCTCGGGCGAGATCCACATCCTGCTCGGCACCCACGCCTTGTTCCAGGAGGACGTCGCCTTCAAGGACCTCGCCCTGGCGGTGATCGACGAGCAGCACCGCTTCGGGGTGCATCAGCGCCTGGAACTGGCGGCCAAGGGGCTGGCGGTAGACATGCTGGTGATGACCGCCACCCCCATTCCCCGCACCCTGCTGCTCACCGCCTATGGCGACATGGACGCCTCGCGCCTGGACGAGAAGCCGCCGGGCCGCAAACCCATCGACACCCGCGTGGTGCCGCTTTCCCGAATGGACGAGATGGTGGCGGGGATCGGCCGGGCGGTGGCCTCGGGTGCAAGGGCCTATTGGGTCTGCCCGCTGGTGGAGGAATCCGAGACCAGCGACCTTGCGGCGGCAGAGGACCGCCACCGGCACCTCACCCATGTGTTCGGCGACCGCGTCGGCCTTGTCCACGGCCGCATGAAGGGCCCGGCCAAGGACAAGGTGATGGCCGAATTCGCCGCAGGCCACCTGGACATCCTGGTGGCCACCACGGTGATCGAGGTGGGCGTCGACGTGCCCGACGCCAACATCATGGTCATCGAGCATGCCGAGCGCTTCGGCCTTGCCCAGCTGCACCAGCTGCGCGGCCGGGTGGGACGCGGCACCAAGGAATCCCGCTGCCTGCTGCTCTACGGCCATCCCTTGGGCGAGATCGCCAAGGCGCGGCTGGAAATCATGCGCGCCACCGAGGACGGCTTCAGGATCGCCGAGGAAGACCTGCGCCTGCGTGGCGGCGGCGAGATGCTGGGCACCCGGCAAAGCGGCCTGCCCGAATTCCGCCTGGCCGATCTGGCCATCCACGGCGACTTGCTGGCCGCCGCCCGCGACGATGCGCGGCTTATCCTCGAGCGCGACCCGGACCTGTCCAGCCCGCGCGGCGAGGCGCTGCGCGTCCTGCTCTACCTGTTCGAACGCGACGCGGCGGTGCGGACCCTTCGGTCGGGGTAG